In the genome of Streptomyces globosus, one region contains:
- a CDS encoding RNA polymerase sigma factor, translating to MDAAEHDERLAAGFAAGDERCMEAVYRRWRPLVHALAQRSLGDEREAEDVTQQVFLAAWRGRHGYRPGPGGLGAWLTGITRHKVADALEARTRRARAAAAAARVAPAPDSAWGAPRPVAEQAVDRLVVLGELARLPSAQQRVLRLAFYGDLTQVQIADRTGLPLGTVKSHMRRALHQLRRTLPEAAPALR from the coding sequence ATGGATGCAGCGGAGCACGACGAGCGGTTGGCAGCCGGTTTCGCAGCCGGTGACGAGCGGTGCATGGAGGCCGTCTACCGGCGCTGGCGGCCCCTGGTCCACGCCCTCGCCCAGCGGAGCCTGGGCGACGAGCGCGAGGCCGAGGACGTCACGCAGCAGGTGTTCCTCGCGGCCTGGCGCGGGCGGCACGGCTACCGGCCGGGACCGGGAGGGCTGGGGGCGTGGCTGACGGGCATCACCCGCCACAAGGTGGCGGACGCCCTGGAGGCCCGGACCCGGCGGGCCCGGGCGGCGGCCGCGGCCGCGCGGGTGGCCCCGGCCCCGGACAGCGCGTGGGGCGCGCCGCGGCCCGTCGCGGAGCAGGCGGTGGACCGGCTGGTGGTCCTCGGGGAGCTGGCCCGGCTGCCGTCGGCGCAGCAGCGGGTACTGCGGCTGGCGTTCTACGGCGACCTGACGCAGGTGCAGATCGCGGACCGCACGGGGCTGCCGCTGGGAACGGTCAAGAGCCATATGCGCAGGGCGCTGCACCAGCTGCGGCGCACCCTGCCGGAGGCGGCGCCTGCGCTCCGATGA